A genomic stretch from Orcinus orca chromosome 14, mOrcOrc1.1, whole genome shotgun sequence includes:
- the KCNIP2 gene encoding Kv channel-interacting protein 2 isoform X3 → MRGQGRKESLSDSRDLDGSYDQLTGHPPGPTKKALKQRFLKLLPCCGPQALPSVSETLAAPASLRPHRPRPLDPDSVEDEFELSTVCHRPEGLEQLQEQTKFTRKELQVLYRGFKNECPSGIVNEENFKQIYSQFFPQGDSSTYATFLFNAFDTNHDGSVSFEDFVAGLSVILRGTTDDRLNWAFNLYDLNKDGCITKEEMLDIMKSIYDMMGKYTYPALREEAPREHVESFFQKMDRNKDGVVTIEEFIESCQKVQGPALYISLVWTQGLIQ, encoded by the exons GCCACCCTCCAGGGCCCACTAAAAAAGCGCTGAAGCAGCGGTTCCTCAAGCTGCTGCCTTGCTGCGGGCCCCAAGCCCTGCCCTCAGTCAGTGAAA CATTAGCCGCCCCAGCCTCCCTCCGCCCCCACAGACCCCGCCCGCTGGACCCAG ACAGCGTGGAGGATGAGTTTGAACTGTCCACCGTGTGTCACCGGCCCGAGGGTCTGGAGCAGCTGCAGGAGCAAACCAAGTTCACGCGCAAAGAGCTACAGGTCCTGTACCGGGGTTTCAAAAAC GAATGTCCCAGCGGAATTGTCAATGAGGAGAACTTCAAGCAGATTTATTCCCAGTTCTTTCCTCAAGGAG ACTCCAGCACATATGCCACTTTTCTCTTCAATGCCTTTGACACCAACCATGATGGCTCAGTCAGTTTTGAG GACTTTGTGGCTGGTTTGTCAGTGATTCTTCGGGGAACCACAGATGACAGGCTGAACTGGGCTTTCAACCTGTATGACCTCAACAAGGATGGCTGCATCACCAAGGAG GAAATGCTTGATATCATGAAGTCCATCTATGACATGATGGGCAAGTATACATATCCTGCACTCCGGGAGGAGGCCCCAAGGGAACACGTGGAGAGCTTCTTCCAG AAGATGGACAGGAACAAAGATGGCGTGGTGACTATTGAGGAATTCATTGAATCTTGTCAAAAGGTACAGGGCCCTGCCCTCTACATTTCCCTGGTTTGGACTCAGGGCCTGATTCAATGA
- the KCNIP2 gene encoding Kv channel-interacting protein 2 isoform X4 has translation MRGQGRKESLSDSRDLDGSYDQLTGHPPGPTKKALKQRFLKLLPCCGPQALPSVSETLAAPASLRPHRPRPLDPDSVEDEFELSTVCHRPEGLEQLQEQTKFTRKELQVLYRGFKNECPSGIVNEENFKQIYSQFFPQGDSSTYATFLFNAFDTNHDGSVSFEDFVAGLSVILRGTTDDRLNWAFNLYDLNKDGCITKEEMLDIMKSIYDMMGKYTYPALREEAPREHVESFFQKMDRNKDGVVTIEEFIESCQKDENIMRSMQLFDNVI, from the exons GCCACCCTCCAGGGCCCACTAAAAAAGCGCTGAAGCAGCGGTTCCTCAAGCTGCTGCCTTGCTGCGGGCCCCAAGCCCTGCCCTCAGTCAGTGAAA CATTAGCCGCCCCAGCCTCCCTCCGCCCCCACAGACCCCGCCCGCTGGACCCAG ACAGCGTGGAGGATGAGTTTGAACTGTCCACCGTGTGTCACCGGCCCGAGGGTCTGGAGCAGCTGCAGGAGCAAACCAAGTTCACGCGCAAAGAGCTACAGGTCCTGTACCGGGGTTTCAAAAAC GAATGTCCCAGCGGAATTGTCAATGAGGAGAACTTCAAGCAGATTTATTCCCAGTTCTTTCCTCAAGGAG ACTCCAGCACATATGCCACTTTTCTCTTCAATGCCTTTGACACCAACCATGATGGCTCAGTCAGTTTTGAG GACTTTGTGGCTGGTTTGTCAGTGATTCTTCGGGGAACCACAGATGACAGGCTGAACTGGGCTTTCAACCTGTATGACCTCAACAAGGATGGCTGCATCACCAAGGAG GAAATGCTTGATATCATGAAGTCCATCTATGACATGATGGGCAAGTATACATATCCTGCACTCCGGGAGGAGGCCCCAAGGGAACACGTGGAGAGCTTCTTCCAG AAGATGGACAGGAACAAAGATGGCGTGGTGACTATTGAGGAATTCATTGAATCTTGTCAAAAG GACGAGAACATCATGAGGTCCATGCAGCTCTTTGACAATGTCATCTAG
- the KCNIP2 gene encoding Kv channel-interacting protein 2 isoform X1, with protein MNLEGLEMVAVLVVLALFVKVLEQFGLFEPVSLEGHPPGPTKKALKQRFLKLLPCCGPQALPSVSETLAAPASLRPHRPRPLDPDSVEDEFELSTVCHRPEGLEQLQEQTKFTRKELQVLYRGFKNECPSGIVNEENFKQIYSQFFPQGDSSTYATFLFNAFDTNHDGSVSFEDFVAGLSVILRGTTDDRLNWAFNLYDLNKDGCITKEEMLDIMKSIYDMMGKYTYPALREEAPREHVESFFQKMDRNKDGVVTIEEFIESCQKVQGPALYISLVWTQGLIQ; from the exons ATGAACCTGGAAGGGCTGGAGATGGTCGCTGTGCTTGTGGTCCTCGCCCTGTTTGTCAAGGTGCTGGAGCAGTTTGGCCTCTTTGAGCCTGTCTCCTTGGAAG GCCACCCTCCAGGGCCCACTAAAAAAGCGCTGAAGCAGCGGTTCCTCAAGCTGCTGCCTTGCTGCGGGCCCCAAGCCCTGCCCTCAGTCAGTGAAA CATTAGCCGCCCCAGCCTCCCTCCGCCCCCACAGACCCCGCCCGCTGGACCCAG ACAGCGTGGAGGATGAGTTTGAACTGTCCACCGTGTGTCACCGGCCCGAGGGTCTGGAGCAGCTGCAGGAGCAAACCAAGTTCACGCGCAAAGAGCTACAGGTCCTGTACCGGGGTTTCAAAAAC GAATGTCCCAGCGGAATTGTCAATGAGGAGAACTTCAAGCAGATTTATTCCCAGTTCTTTCCTCAAGGAG ACTCCAGCACATATGCCACTTTTCTCTTCAATGCCTTTGACACCAACCATGATGGCTCAGTCAGTTTTGAG GACTTTGTGGCTGGTTTGTCAGTGATTCTTCGGGGAACCACAGATGACAGGCTGAACTGGGCTTTCAACCTGTATGACCTCAACAAGGATGGCTGCATCACCAAGGAG GAAATGCTTGATATCATGAAGTCCATCTATGACATGATGGGCAAGTATACATATCCTGCACTCCGGGAGGAGGCCCCAAGGGAACACGTGGAGAGCTTCTTCCAG AAGATGGACAGGAACAAAGATGGCGTGGTGACTATTGAGGAATTCATTGAATCTTGTCAAAAGGTACAGGGCCCTGCCCTCTACATTTCCCTGGTTTGGACTCAGGGCCTGATTCAATGA
- the KCNIP2 gene encoding Kv channel-interacting protein 2 isoform X9 — protein sequence MNLEGLEMVAVLVVLALFVKVLEQFGLFEPVSLEGHPPGPTKKALKQRFLKLLPCCGPQALPSVSETLAAPASLRPHRPRPLDPDSVEDEFELSTVCHRPEGLEQLQEQTKFTRKELQVLYRGFKNECPSGIVNEENFKQIYSQFFPQGDSSTYATFLFNAFDTNHDGSVSFEDFVAGLSVILRGTTDDRLNWAFNLYDLNKDGCITKEKMDRNKDGVVTIEEFIESCQKVQGPALYISLVWTQGLIQ from the exons ATGAACCTGGAAGGGCTGGAGATGGTCGCTGTGCTTGTGGTCCTCGCCCTGTTTGTCAAGGTGCTGGAGCAGTTTGGCCTCTTTGAGCCTGTCTCCTTGGAAG GCCACCCTCCAGGGCCCACTAAAAAAGCGCTGAAGCAGCGGTTCCTCAAGCTGCTGCCTTGCTGCGGGCCCCAAGCCCTGCCCTCAGTCAGTGAAA CATTAGCCGCCCCAGCCTCCCTCCGCCCCCACAGACCCCGCCCGCTGGACCCAG ACAGCGTGGAGGATGAGTTTGAACTGTCCACCGTGTGTCACCGGCCCGAGGGTCTGGAGCAGCTGCAGGAGCAAACCAAGTTCACGCGCAAAGAGCTACAGGTCCTGTACCGGGGTTTCAAAAAC GAATGTCCCAGCGGAATTGTCAATGAGGAGAACTTCAAGCAGATTTATTCCCAGTTCTTTCCTCAAGGAG ACTCCAGCACATATGCCACTTTTCTCTTCAATGCCTTTGACACCAACCATGATGGCTCAGTCAGTTTTGAG GACTTTGTGGCTGGTTTGTCAGTGATTCTTCGGGGAACCACAGATGACAGGCTGAACTGGGCTTTCAACCTGTATGACCTCAACAAGGATGGCTGCATCACCAAGGAG AAGATGGACAGGAACAAAGATGGCGTGGTGACTATTGAGGAATTCATTGAATCTTGTCAAAAGGTACAGGGCCCTGCCCTCTACATTTCCCTGGTTTGGACTCAGGGCCTGATTCAATGA
- the KCNIP2 gene encoding Kv channel-interacting protein 2 isoform X8: MRGQGRKESLSDSRDLDGSYDQLTGHPPGPTKKALKQRFLKLLPCCGPQALPSVSENSVEDEFELSTVCHRPEGLEQLQEQTKFTRKELQVLYRGFKNECPSGIVNEENFKQIYSQFFPQGDSSTYATFLFNAFDTNHDGSVSFEDFVAGLSVILRGTTDDRLNWAFNLYDLNKDGCITKEEMLDIMKSIYDMMGKYTYPALREEAPREHVESFFQKMDRNKDGVVTIEEFIESCQKDENIMRSMQLFDNVI; this comes from the exons GCCACCCTCCAGGGCCCACTAAAAAAGCGCTGAAGCAGCGGTTCCTCAAGCTGCTGCCTTGCTGCGGGCCCCAAGCCCTGCCCTCAGTCAGTGAAA ACAGCGTGGAGGATGAGTTTGAACTGTCCACCGTGTGTCACCGGCCCGAGGGTCTGGAGCAGCTGCAGGAGCAAACCAAGTTCACGCGCAAAGAGCTACAGGTCCTGTACCGGGGTTTCAAAAAC GAATGTCCCAGCGGAATTGTCAATGAGGAGAACTTCAAGCAGATTTATTCCCAGTTCTTTCCTCAAGGAG ACTCCAGCACATATGCCACTTTTCTCTTCAATGCCTTTGACACCAACCATGATGGCTCAGTCAGTTTTGAG GACTTTGTGGCTGGTTTGTCAGTGATTCTTCGGGGAACCACAGATGACAGGCTGAACTGGGCTTTCAACCTGTATGACCTCAACAAGGATGGCTGCATCACCAAGGAG GAAATGCTTGATATCATGAAGTCCATCTATGACATGATGGGCAAGTATACATATCCTGCACTCCGGGAGGAGGCCCCAAGGGAACACGTGGAGAGCTTCTTCCAG AAGATGGACAGGAACAAAGATGGCGTGGTGACTATTGAGGAATTCATTGAATCTTGTCAAAAG GACGAGAACATCATGAGGTCCATGCAGCTCTTTGACAATGTCATCTAG
- the KCNIP2 gene encoding Kv channel-interacting protein 2 isoform X2 — translation MNLEGLEMVAVLVVLALFVKVLEQFGLFEPVSLEGHPPGPTKKALKQRFLKLLPCCGPQALPSVSETLAAPASLRPHRPRPLDPDSVEDEFELSTVCHRPEGLEQLQEQTKFTRKELQVLYRGFKNECPSGIVNEENFKQIYSQFFPQGDSSTYATFLFNAFDTNHDGSVSFEDFVAGLSVILRGTTDDRLNWAFNLYDLNKDGCITKEEMLDIMKSIYDMMGKYTYPALREEAPREHVESFFQKMDRNKDGVVTIEEFIESCQKDENIMRSMQLFDNVI, via the exons ATGAACCTGGAAGGGCTGGAGATGGTCGCTGTGCTTGTGGTCCTCGCCCTGTTTGTCAAGGTGCTGGAGCAGTTTGGCCTCTTTGAGCCTGTCTCCTTGGAAG GCCACCCTCCAGGGCCCACTAAAAAAGCGCTGAAGCAGCGGTTCCTCAAGCTGCTGCCTTGCTGCGGGCCCCAAGCCCTGCCCTCAGTCAGTGAAA CATTAGCCGCCCCAGCCTCCCTCCGCCCCCACAGACCCCGCCCGCTGGACCCAG ACAGCGTGGAGGATGAGTTTGAACTGTCCACCGTGTGTCACCGGCCCGAGGGTCTGGAGCAGCTGCAGGAGCAAACCAAGTTCACGCGCAAAGAGCTACAGGTCCTGTACCGGGGTTTCAAAAAC GAATGTCCCAGCGGAATTGTCAATGAGGAGAACTTCAAGCAGATTTATTCCCAGTTCTTTCCTCAAGGAG ACTCCAGCACATATGCCACTTTTCTCTTCAATGCCTTTGACACCAACCATGATGGCTCAGTCAGTTTTGAG GACTTTGTGGCTGGTTTGTCAGTGATTCTTCGGGGAACCACAGATGACAGGCTGAACTGGGCTTTCAACCTGTATGACCTCAACAAGGATGGCTGCATCACCAAGGAG GAAATGCTTGATATCATGAAGTCCATCTATGACATGATGGGCAAGTATACATATCCTGCACTCCGGGAGGAGGCCCCAAGGGAACACGTGGAGAGCTTCTTCCAG AAGATGGACAGGAACAAAGATGGCGTGGTGACTATTGAGGAATTCATTGAATCTTGTCAAAAG GACGAGAACATCATGAGGTCCATGCAGCTCTTTGACAATGTCATCTAG
- the KCNIP2 gene encoding Kv channel-interacting protein 2 isoform X11: MNLEGLEMVAVLVVLALFVKVLEQFGLFEPVSLEDSVEDEFELSTVCHRPEGLEQLQEQTKFTRKELQVLYRGFKNECPSGIVNEENFKQIYSQFFPQGDSSTYATFLFNAFDTNHDGSVSFEDFVAGLSVILRGTTDDRLNWAFNLYDLNKDGCITKEEMLDIMKSIYDMMGKYTYPALREEAPREHVESFFQKMDRNKDGVVTIEEFIESCQKVQGPALYISLVWTQGLIQ, from the exons ATGAACCTGGAAGGGCTGGAGATGGTCGCTGTGCTTGTGGTCCTCGCCCTGTTTGTCAAGGTGCTGGAGCAGTTTGGCCTCTTTGAGCCTGTCTCCTTGGAAG ACAGCGTGGAGGATGAGTTTGAACTGTCCACCGTGTGTCACCGGCCCGAGGGTCTGGAGCAGCTGCAGGAGCAAACCAAGTTCACGCGCAAAGAGCTACAGGTCCTGTACCGGGGTTTCAAAAAC GAATGTCCCAGCGGAATTGTCAATGAGGAGAACTTCAAGCAGATTTATTCCCAGTTCTTTCCTCAAGGAG ACTCCAGCACATATGCCACTTTTCTCTTCAATGCCTTTGACACCAACCATGATGGCTCAGTCAGTTTTGAG GACTTTGTGGCTGGTTTGTCAGTGATTCTTCGGGGAACCACAGATGACAGGCTGAACTGGGCTTTCAACCTGTATGACCTCAACAAGGATGGCTGCATCACCAAGGAG GAAATGCTTGATATCATGAAGTCCATCTATGACATGATGGGCAAGTATACATATCCTGCACTCCGGGAGGAGGCCCCAAGGGAACACGTGGAGAGCTTCTTCCAG AAGATGGACAGGAACAAAGATGGCGTGGTGACTATTGAGGAATTCATTGAATCTTGTCAAAAGGTACAGGGCCCTGCCCTCTACATTTCCCTGGTTTGGACTCAGGGCCTGATTCAATGA
- the KCNIP2 gene encoding Kv channel-interacting protein 2 isoform X10, translating to MNLEGLEMVAVLVVLALFVKVLEQFGLFEPVSLEGHPPGPTKKALKQRFLKLLPCCGPQALPSVSETLAAPASLRPHRPRPLDPDSVEDEFELSTVCHRPEGLEQLQEQTKFTRKELQVLYRGFKNECPSGIVNEENFKQIYSQFFPQGDSSTYATFLFNAFDTNHDGSVSFEDFVAGLSVILRGTTDDRLNWAFNLYDLNKDGCITKEKMDRNKDGVVTIEEFIESCQKDENIMRSMQLFDNVI from the exons ATGAACCTGGAAGGGCTGGAGATGGTCGCTGTGCTTGTGGTCCTCGCCCTGTTTGTCAAGGTGCTGGAGCAGTTTGGCCTCTTTGAGCCTGTCTCCTTGGAAG GCCACCCTCCAGGGCCCACTAAAAAAGCGCTGAAGCAGCGGTTCCTCAAGCTGCTGCCTTGCTGCGGGCCCCAAGCCCTGCCCTCAGTCAGTGAAA CATTAGCCGCCCCAGCCTCCCTCCGCCCCCACAGACCCCGCCCGCTGGACCCAG ACAGCGTGGAGGATGAGTTTGAACTGTCCACCGTGTGTCACCGGCCCGAGGGTCTGGAGCAGCTGCAGGAGCAAACCAAGTTCACGCGCAAAGAGCTACAGGTCCTGTACCGGGGTTTCAAAAAC GAATGTCCCAGCGGAATTGTCAATGAGGAGAACTTCAAGCAGATTTATTCCCAGTTCTTTCCTCAAGGAG ACTCCAGCACATATGCCACTTTTCTCTTCAATGCCTTTGACACCAACCATGATGGCTCAGTCAGTTTTGAG GACTTTGTGGCTGGTTTGTCAGTGATTCTTCGGGGAACCACAGATGACAGGCTGAACTGGGCTTTCAACCTGTATGACCTCAACAAGGATGGCTGCATCACCAAGGAG AAGATGGACAGGAACAAAGATGGCGTGGTGACTATTGAGGAATTCATTGAATCTTGTCAAAAG GACGAGAACATCATGAGGTCCATGCAGCTCTTTGACAATGTCATCTAG
- the KCNIP2 gene encoding Kv channel-interacting protein 2 isoform X15, with protein sequence MRGQGRKESLSDSRDLDGSYDQLTGHPPGPTKKALKQRFLKLLPCCGPQALPSVSETGRVLRFLGDSSLPSALAAPASLRPHRPRPLDPDSVEDEFELSTVCHRPEGLEQLQEQTKFTRKELQVLYRGFKNECPSGIVNEENFKQIYSQFFPQGDSSTYATFLFNAFDTNHDGSVSFEDFVAGLSVILRGTTDDRLNWAFNLYDLNKDGCITKEEMLDIMKSIYDMMGKYTYPALREEAPREHVESFFQKMDRNKDGVVTIEEFIESCQKDENIMRSMQLFDNVI encoded by the exons GCCACCCTCCAGGGCCCACTAAAAAAGCGCTGAAGCAGCGGTTCCTCAAGCTGCTGCCTTGCTGCGGGCCCCAAGCCCTGCCCTCAGTCAGTGAAA CTGGCCGGGTCCTCCGCTTTCTCGGTGACAGTTCGCTCCCTTCAGCATTAGCCGCCCCAGCCTCCCTCCGCCCCCACAGACCCCGCCCGCTGGACCCAG ACAGCGTGGAGGATGAGTTTGAACTGTCCACCGTGTGTCACCGGCCCGAGGGTCTGGAGCAGCTGCAGGAGCAAACCAAGTTCACGCGCAAAGAGCTACAGGTCCTGTACCGGGGTTTCAAAAAC GAATGTCCCAGCGGAATTGTCAATGAGGAGAACTTCAAGCAGATTTATTCCCAGTTCTTTCCTCAAGGAG ACTCCAGCACATATGCCACTTTTCTCTTCAATGCCTTTGACACCAACCATGATGGCTCAGTCAGTTTTGAG GACTTTGTGGCTGGTTTGTCAGTGATTCTTCGGGGAACCACAGATGACAGGCTGAACTGGGCTTTCAACCTGTATGACCTCAACAAGGATGGCTGCATCACCAAGGAG GAAATGCTTGATATCATGAAGTCCATCTATGACATGATGGGCAAGTATACATATCCTGCACTCCGGGAGGAGGCCCCAAGGGAACACGTGGAGAGCTTCTTCCAG AAGATGGACAGGAACAAAGATGGCGTGGTGACTATTGAGGAATTCATTGAATCTTGTCAAAAG GACGAGAACATCATGAGGTCCATGCAGCTCTTTGACAATGTCATCTAG
- the KCNIP2 gene encoding Kv channel-interacting protein 2 isoform X7, translated as MRGQGRKESLSDSRDLDGSYDQLTGHPPGPTKKALKQRFLKLLPCCGPQALPSVSENSVEDEFELSTVCHRPEGLEQLQEQTKFTRKELQVLYRGFKNECPSGIVNEENFKQIYSQFFPQGDSSTYATFLFNAFDTNHDGSVSFEDFVAGLSVILRGTTDDRLNWAFNLYDLNKDGCITKEEMLDIMKSIYDMMGKYTYPALREEAPREHVESFFQKMDRNKDGVVTIEEFIESCQKVQGPALYISLVWTQGLIQ; from the exons GCCACCCTCCAGGGCCCACTAAAAAAGCGCTGAAGCAGCGGTTCCTCAAGCTGCTGCCTTGCTGCGGGCCCCAAGCCCTGCCCTCAGTCAGTGAAA ACAGCGTGGAGGATGAGTTTGAACTGTCCACCGTGTGTCACCGGCCCGAGGGTCTGGAGCAGCTGCAGGAGCAAACCAAGTTCACGCGCAAAGAGCTACAGGTCCTGTACCGGGGTTTCAAAAAC GAATGTCCCAGCGGAATTGTCAATGAGGAGAACTTCAAGCAGATTTATTCCCAGTTCTTTCCTCAAGGAG ACTCCAGCACATATGCCACTTTTCTCTTCAATGCCTTTGACACCAACCATGATGGCTCAGTCAGTTTTGAG GACTTTGTGGCTGGTTTGTCAGTGATTCTTCGGGGAACCACAGATGACAGGCTGAACTGGGCTTTCAACCTGTATGACCTCAACAAGGATGGCTGCATCACCAAGGAG GAAATGCTTGATATCATGAAGTCCATCTATGACATGATGGGCAAGTATACATATCCTGCACTCCGGGAGGAGGCCCCAAGGGAACACGTGGAGAGCTTCTTCCAG AAGATGGACAGGAACAAAGATGGCGTGGTGACTATTGAGGAATTCATTGAATCTTGTCAAAAGGTACAGGGCCCTGCCCTCTACATTTCCCTGGTTTGGACTCAGGGCCTGATTCAATGA
- the KCNIP2 gene encoding Kv channel-interacting protein 2 isoform X5, translated as MNLEGLEMVAVLVVLALFVKVLEQFGLFEPVSLEGHPPGPTKKALKQRFLKLLPCCGPQALPSVSENSVEDEFELSTVCHRPEGLEQLQEQTKFTRKELQVLYRGFKNECPSGIVNEENFKQIYSQFFPQGDSSTYATFLFNAFDTNHDGSVSFEDFVAGLSVILRGTTDDRLNWAFNLYDLNKDGCITKEEMLDIMKSIYDMMGKYTYPALREEAPREHVESFFQKMDRNKDGVVTIEEFIESCQKVQGPALYISLVWTQGLIQ; from the exons ATGAACCTGGAAGGGCTGGAGATGGTCGCTGTGCTTGTGGTCCTCGCCCTGTTTGTCAAGGTGCTGGAGCAGTTTGGCCTCTTTGAGCCTGTCTCCTTGGAAG GCCACCCTCCAGGGCCCACTAAAAAAGCGCTGAAGCAGCGGTTCCTCAAGCTGCTGCCTTGCTGCGGGCCCCAAGCCCTGCCCTCAGTCAGTGAAA ACAGCGTGGAGGATGAGTTTGAACTGTCCACCGTGTGTCACCGGCCCGAGGGTCTGGAGCAGCTGCAGGAGCAAACCAAGTTCACGCGCAAAGAGCTACAGGTCCTGTACCGGGGTTTCAAAAAC GAATGTCCCAGCGGAATTGTCAATGAGGAGAACTTCAAGCAGATTTATTCCCAGTTCTTTCCTCAAGGAG ACTCCAGCACATATGCCACTTTTCTCTTCAATGCCTTTGACACCAACCATGATGGCTCAGTCAGTTTTGAG GACTTTGTGGCTGGTTTGTCAGTGATTCTTCGGGGAACCACAGATGACAGGCTGAACTGGGCTTTCAACCTGTATGACCTCAACAAGGATGGCTGCATCACCAAGGAG GAAATGCTTGATATCATGAAGTCCATCTATGACATGATGGGCAAGTATACATATCCTGCACTCCGGGAGGAGGCCCCAAGGGAACACGTGGAGAGCTTCTTCCAG AAGATGGACAGGAACAAAGATGGCGTGGTGACTATTGAGGAATTCATTGAATCTTGTCAAAAGGTACAGGGCCCTGCCCTCTACATTTCCCTGGTTTGGACTCAGGGCCTGATTCAATGA
- the KCNIP2 gene encoding Kv channel-interacting protein 2 isoform X12 — protein sequence MNLEGLEMVAVLVVLALFVKVLEQFGLFEPVSLEDSVEDEFELSTVCHRPEGLEQLQEQTKFTRKELQVLYRGFKNECPSGIVNEENFKQIYSQFFPQGDSSTYATFLFNAFDTNHDGSVSFEDFVAGLSVILRGTTDDRLNWAFNLYDLNKDGCITKEEMLDIMKSIYDMMGKYTYPALREEAPREHVESFFQKMDRNKDGVVTIEEFIESCQKDENIMRSMQLFDNVI from the exons ATGAACCTGGAAGGGCTGGAGATGGTCGCTGTGCTTGTGGTCCTCGCCCTGTTTGTCAAGGTGCTGGAGCAGTTTGGCCTCTTTGAGCCTGTCTCCTTGGAAG ACAGCGTGGAGGATGAGTTTGAACTGTCCACCGTGTGTCACCGGCCCGAGGGTCTGGAGCAGCTGCAGGAGCAAACCAAGTTCACGCGCAAAGAGCTACAGGTCCTGTACCGGGGTTTCAAAAAC GAATGTCCCAGCGGAATTGTCAATGAGGAGAACTTCAAGCAGATTTATTCCCAGTTCTTTCCTCAAGGAG ACTCCAGCACATATGCCACTTTTCTCTTCAATGCCTTTGACACCAACCATGATGGCTCAGTCAGTTTTGAG GACTTTGTGGCTGGTTTGTCAGTGATTCTTCGGGGAACCACAGATGACAGGCTGAACTGGGCTTTCAACCTGTATGACCTCAACAAGGATGGCTGCATCACCAAGGAG GAAATGCTTGATATCATGAAGTCCATCTATGACATGATGGGCAAGTATACATATCCTGCACTCCGGGAGGAGGCCCCAAGGGAACACGTGGAGAGCTTCTTCCAG AAGATGGACAGGAACAAAGATGGCGTGGTGACTATTGAGGAATTCATTGAATCTTGTCAAAAG GACGAGAACATCATGAGGTCCATGCAGCTCTTTGACAATGTCATCTAG
- the KCNIP2 gene encoding Kv channel-interacting protein 2 isoform X6, whose amino-acid sequence MNLEGLEMVAVLVVLALFVKVLEQFGLFEPVSLEGHPPGPTKKALKQRFLKLLPCCGPQALPSVSENSVEDEFELSTVCHRPEGLEQLQEQTKFTRKELQVLYRGFKNECPSGIVNEENFKQIYSQFFPQGDSSTYATFLFNAFDTNHDGSVSFEDFVAGLSVILRGTTDDRLNWAFNLYDLNKDGCITKEEMLDIMKSIYDMMGKYTYPALREEAPREHVESFFQKMDRNKDGVVTIEEFIESCQKDENIMRSMQLFDNVI is encoded by the exons ATGAACCTGGAAGGGCTGGAGATGGTCGCTGTGCTTGTGGTCCTCGCCCTGTTTGTCAAGGTGCTGGAGCAGTTTGGCCTCTTTGAGCCTGTCTCCTTGGAAG GCCACCCTCCAGGGCCCACTAAAAAAGCGCTGAAGCAGCGGTTCCTCAAGCTGCTGCCTTGCTGCGGGCCCCAAGCCCTGCCCTCAGTCAGTGAAA ACAGCGTGGAGGATGAGTTTGAACTGTCCACCGTGTGTCACCGGCCCGAGGGTCTGGAGCAGCTGCAGGAGCAAACCAAGTTCACGCGCAAAGAGCTACAGGTCCTGTACCGGGGTTTCAAAAAC GAATGTCCCAGCGGAATTGTCAATGAGGAGAACTTCAAGCAGATTTATTCCCAGTTCTTTCCTCAAGGAG ACTCCAGCACATATGCCACTTTTCTCTTCAATGCCTTTGACACCAACCATGATGGCTCAGTCAGTTTTGAG GACTTTGTGGCTGGTTTGTCAGTGATTCTTCGGGGAACCACAGATGACAGGCTGAACTGGGCTTTCAACCTGTATGACCTCAACAAGGATGGCTGCATCACCAAGGAG GAAATGCTTGATATCATGAAGTCCATCTATGACATGATGGGCAAGTATACATATCCTGCACTCCGGGAGGAGGCCCCAAGGGAACACGTGGAGAGCTTCTTCCAG AAGATGGACAGGAACAAAGATGGCGTGGTGACTATTGAGGAATTCATTGAATCTTGTCAAAAG GACGAGAACATCATGAGGTCCATGCAGCTCTTTGACAATGTCATCTAG